A window of the Bradyrhizobium ottawaense genome harbors these coding sequences:
- the cysD gene encoding sulfate adenylyltransferase subunit CysD produces MDHLDELEAQSIYILREAFARLKKLALLWSLGKDSNVMIWLARKAFFGRVPFPALHVDTAKKFPEMYAFRDQYGKEWELDLKIEPCPPIDAVDPTLPPAARSAARKTEGLKWALTKYGFDGLIAGIRRDEEATRAKERVFSPRGLEGGWDVRDQPPEFWDQFNASPPPGAHLRIHPILHWTEADIWAYTKRENIPIIPLYLAKDGKRYRSLGDQDITNPVASTASNIDEILTELDGTKVPERAGRALDHETEDAFERLRVAGYL; encoded by the coding sequence ATGGACCACCTCGACGAACTCGAGGCGCAGAGCATCTACATTCTGCGCGAAGCATTCGCGCGGCTGAAGAAGCTCGCGCTGCTGTGGTCGCTCGGCAAGGATTCCAACGTGATGATCTGGCTGGCGCGCAAGGCCTTCTTCGGCCGCGTGCCATTCCCGGCGCTGCACGTCGACACCGCCAAGAAATTTCCGGAGATGTACGCGTTCCGCGACCAGTACGGCAAAGAGTGGGAGCTCGATCTCAAGATCGAGCCCTGCCCGCCGATCGACGCCGTCGATCCGACCTTGCCGCCGGCCGCGCGCTCCGCGGCGCGCAAGACCGAAGGGCTGAAGTGGGCGCTCACCAAATATGGTTTCGACGGATTGATCGCCGGCATCCGGCGCGACGAGGAAGCCACCCGCGCCAAGGAGCGCGTGTTCTCGCCGCGCGGTCTCGAAGGCGGCTGGGATGTGCGCGATCAGCCACCGGAATTCTGGGACCAGTTCAACGCTTCGCCGCCGCCCGGCGCGCATCTGCGCATTCATCCGATCCTGCATTGGACCGAGGCCGACATCTGGGCCTACACCAAGCGCGAAAACATTCCGATCATCCCGCTTTATCTGGCGAAAGACGGCAAGCGTTATCGCTCGCTCGGCGACCAGGACATCACCAATCCGGTGGCGTCGACGGCGTCGAACATCGATGAAATTCTCACCGAGCTCGACGGCACCAAGGTGCCGGAGCGCGCCGGCCGCGCGCTCGATCACGAAACCGAAGATGCCTTCGAGCGGCTACGCGTCGCCGGCTATCTCTGA